The genomic segment AGGCGCTCGCCAAGGCCAAGCTCAAGCCGGCCGACGTGGCGGCGCTCGGCATCGTGAACCAACGCGAGACGCTGGTCGTCTGGGACCGCAAGACCGGCGAGCCCGCGTGCCGGGCGATCGTCTGGCAGGACCGCCGAACGGCCGCCATGTGTCGGCAGCTCAAGGACGCCGAGCCGACCTTCCGCGCCAAGACCGGGCTGCTGCTCGACCCGTACTTCACCGGCACCAAGCTGACCTGGCTGCTGGACAACGAGCCCGGCCTGCGCGAGCGGGCCGAGGCGGGCGAGCTGGCCGCCGGCACCATCGACAGCTGGCTGGTCTACAAGCTGACCGGAGGAGCCCGGCACGTAAGCGACGCCTCGAACGCGTCTCGGACGCTGCTCTTGAACCTGCAGACCACCGAGTGGGACCACGAGCTGCTGGACATCCTCCGCGTGCCTGAGGCGATGCTGCCGGAGGTGGTCGACTCGAGCGGCGTGTGCGGCGAGGCGGCCGGCGTCGACGGGCTTGATGGGATCGCCATCGCCGGCCTGGCGGGCGACCAGCAGTCGGCTCTGTTCGGCCAGGCCTGCTTCGAGCAGGGTGGCGCCAAGAACACCTACGGCACCGGCAGCTTCCTGCTGGTGAACACCGGCACGGAGGTCACCGCGTCGCAGCAGCAGCTGCTCTCCACCGCCGCGTGGCGGATCGGCGGCGTGACCGAGTACGCGCTGGAGGGGAGCGTGTTCGTCACCGGCGCGGCCGTGCAGTGGCTGCGGGACGGGCTGGGGATCATCAAGCAGGCGCCCGACGTCGAGGCGCTAGCCAACCAGGTTCCCGACACGGGCGGCGTGTACCTGGTGCCGGCGTTCGCCGGGCTGGGCGCGCCGCACTGGGACCCCGACGCGCGCGGCGCGCTGGTCGGCCTGACCCGCGGCACGACCGCCGCCCACATCGCGCGGGCGACGCTCGAGGGCATCGCGCTGCAGTCGGTCGAGCTGGCCGAGGCGATGCGGGCCGACACCGCGCTGCCGATCGACGAGCTGCGCGTCGACGGCGGCGCCGCGGCCAACAACACGCTGATGCAGATCCAGGCCGACCTGCTGCAGGCCAGGGTCATCCGGCCCAAGGTCACCGAGACCACCGCCCTGGGCGCCGCGTACCTGGCGGGCCTGGCGGTCGGCGTGTGGTCCGACCGGGCCGACCTGGCCAAGCACTGGCAGGTGGACCGGGAGTTCGAACCGCAGATCTCCGCCGACGAGGCGGCCGCCAAACGCGAGCGGTGGACTCACGCGGTCGAGCGGGCCAAGGGCTGGGCGACGGATGAGGACGGTGGGTAGAGCGGGTTGGGTGAAGCCGGTCTAGGGCGACGCCCTAGGCTACGGTGAGGTTGGCCGTTGGCCAACGTAGTAACCATGGAACGAACGTCCACAGATCGTAGGCCGGAACAAGCGCAGCGCGGTTCCGGCACAACCGGCCCGAGCTGCCGGAACCGCGCTGCGCTTGTTCCGGCCCACTTGTTGCCCCAGGGAATCCCTTGAAACACCTGGACCTGATCCCGAAACAGACCAGCCGCGCCAATCAGATCGAGCGGCTGGCGGAGCTCGAGCCGCTGGACATCGCGGTGATCGGCGGCGGCGCGACCGGCGTCGGCATTGTGCTGGACGCGGCGGCGCGGGGGTTCAAGGCGGCCGTTTTCGAGCGGGACGACTTCGGCCACGGCACCTCCAGCCGCAGCACCAAGCTGGTGCACGGCGGCGTGCGGTACCTGGAGCAGGGCAACGTGAGCCTGGTCCGCGAGGCGCTGCACGAACGCGGCCTGCTGCTGAAGAACGCGCCGCACGTGGTGCACCCGCTGCCGACCATCGTGCCGCTGTATCAGTGGTGGGAAGGCCCGTACTACGCGGCCGGCATGAAGGCCTACGACCTGCTAGCGGGCAAGCTCGGCATCGAGCGTTCGCGGTGGCTGTCGCGGGAACAGACGCTCGAGCTCGCGCCGACCCTGCCGAAGCAGAAGCTACGCGGCGGAGTGCGGTACTTCGACGGCCAGTTCGACGACACCCGGCTGCTCATACACCTGGTGCAGACAGCCGTGCTGCACGACGCGGTCTGCCTGAACCACGCCGAGGTCCGCGAGGTGACCCGGCAGCAGGGCAGGGCGTGCGGGCTGGTCGCCGAGGACAAAGAGACCGGCGCCGAGCTGCGCGTCGACGCGCGGGTGGTGATCAACGCCGCCGGGCCGTTCTGCGACGACGTGCGCCGGCTAGAGACCACCCCCGACGAGCCGCTCAAGACGCGCTGGATCGCCGCCAGTCAGGGCGCGCACATCGTGCTGCCGCAGCGGTTCCTGCCGGGCGAGTCGGCGATCATCGTGCCCCGCACGCCGGACGGGCGGGTGGTGTTCGCGATCCCGTGGCTGGGCCGGGTGCTGGTCGGCACCACCGACATCCCGCTGGACCACGCGCCGCGCGAGCCACTGGCGATGCCGGCGGAGATCGACTACCTGCTCGAGACGGTCGCCGGCTACCTGGACCCCGCGCCCACGCGGGCGGACGTGCTGGCCTGCTTCGCGGGCGTGCGGCCGCTGGTGCAGGCCGACCCGGACGCCGCGACCAGCAAGCTGAGCCGCGAGCACGAGATCCGCACATCGCCGCACGGCATGCTGTCGGTCATCGGCGGCAAGTGGACCACCTACCGCCGCATGGCCGAGGACGCGGTGGACCACGCGATCGACGCGGGCGGGCTGCCGAGCCGCGCCTCGCCGACCGCCGAGCTGCCGATCTTTGGCGCCGAGCACCAGGCCGAGTCGCCCTTCGACTGGCCCGGCGTGCGGCAGCTGCAGGCGGAGTCGCCCGAGCTGGCCGAGCCGCTCTCGCCGAACCTGCCGTACACCGCCGCGCACGTGGTGTGGGCCGCCCGCGGCGAACAGGCCCGCACCGTTGAGGACGTGCTGAGCCGCCGCGCGCGGGCGCTGTTGCTGGACGCGCAGGCGGCCGCCGACTGTGCGCCGCGTGTGGCCCAGCTGCTGGCGGCCGAGCTGGGCCGCGACGAGCCGTGGCAGACCAACCAGGTCACGGCGTTCCGGGAGCTGGCGGAGAAGCACAGGTGCTGAAAGTTGTCGCGTCGGCACCGCGAACAAGACGCAGAGATAAGTAGGCTCCACGTTGTGAACCCTAGCTACTTTCGTGTCCGCATTCCGTTGACGGATGCTATGAAGCGATTCGGCACATGGTTTGGTGCGTCAGAGTTGATGGCTCCGACCCCAGTGGCCTTTTCGGAAGTCGTTCCCCTGTCCTGCGACGAGAATGGGCAGTGGCGTGGTCTCGCGCTATACGTGTATTCCAATGCATGCTGGACCGTCTTCGAGGACCTCACAGGTGCGGTCGCCTCGACTCCAGCAGCGGATTGGCTGGGATTCTCAGAAGCAGACGAGTTCATATACGCGGGGTACAACGACGCTATTGGCTACGGCGAGTTTGTTCACACACGCGATGCCAATATTCTCCGCGAGTACCTCTATGTGGAAGATGACCCAAGTGCGAACATTGATCGTGGTTATCCGTCTGACACCGCAGTCGAACCGCTGACAACATGGATTGAAGTTGCTCGATTCGTGGATGACGATGAGTTGGCGTGTTCAGAGAAAGGGTTGCTGTGGATTCTGGGACCGGGAAAGTAGCGAGTAGATGGCCGCGGTGTATTGACTACCCGGAGGTTGGAGCCGCTGCGTTGAAGATGGAACACGCGCACCAGTATGTTTCAGGCTGCTAGCACCGCTGCGTGACTGCTCTGGGATCAGCAAGCAGGTTCCCCTAGACTCCCCGCCCATCGTTTTGCGCGCCTGGTGCGCGCCGGAAGTTTCTCCCTCCGCACTTGCGGGAGGTCAGCATGCGCTGTTTGGCGGTCATGAATCAGAAGGGTGGCGTCGGTAAGACGACCACCACGGTCAACCTGGCGGCCGGGCTTGCGCGGTCCGGCAAGCGGGTGGGGGTCCTCGACATGGACCCGCAGGCGCACGCGTCGCTGCACCTGGGCGTGGACCCGCAGCGGCCGCTGACCACCATGTACGACGTGCTGAATAGCGAGGCGCCGCTCTCCGAGGCCTGGCAGGACGCCGGCGAGCGGCTGCGCGTCGCGCCCGCGCACATCGACCTGGCCGCCGTCGAGGTGGAGCTGGCGGGCGTGGTGGGCCGCGAGGTGATCCTGCGGGACAAGCTGGCGGCCTGCGCGGGCGAGTTCGACTACGTGCTGATCGACTGCCCGCCGTCGCTGGGCGTGCTGACGATCAACGCGCTGACCGCCGTGGACCACGTGTACCTGCCGCTGCAGCCGCACTTCCTGGCGCTGCACGGCCTGAGCAAGCTGATGCAGACCATCGCGCTGGTGGCCGAGCGGCTCAACAGCCGCCTGCAGATGGCGGGCGTGGTGATGTGCATGTACGACTCCGGCACCAAGCTGGCGGCCGAGGTCACGGCCGACGTCGACCAGTACTTCCGGGCGCTCCGCTCCAAGGGCGGGGTGTGGGAGGGCGTGCGGCTGTTCGAGACCCGCATCCGACGCAATATCCGCCTGGCCGAGGCGCCCAGCTTCGGGCAGTCGATCTTCGGCTACGCCCCCGAGTCGCCCGGCGCCGAGGACTACGGCGCGCTGACCGGCGAGCTGCTGGCGTACTACGCCGGCCGCGAGCTGATGGGCGGCGGCGCGACCGCGCCGCGTCCCCCGGCCGAGCAACCCGCCGTCGACCGACGCGCCGCGTAGCGGCTTCGCGTTGAAGCCCGCGGCGGCGGGGGACCGCGACCCTCACTCTTCAGCGGCAGGCCGGCGTCGCCGAAGCGCCCCCGGCGCGCCTTCTGCCTGCTAGCAATCGCCGTTAAGCCGGGCAGGCTGCGCGGTGTTTTCTCACGCCGGTGACCTTGCGTCGATTTCCGGATGCGCGTGCGCGGTTGTGCCGATCCGTATGGGTTAGCCCTGATTCTCCGGATTGTATCCCGTCGGTAGTCGATGGTTGATCGTGAAGCGCGACCCTACCCGGCGGGCCTGCCGTTCGGCGGCACGCCGTCAGGCGGCGTCCTGGATACACCGTGTCCCATGGCCGGGACGCACAGACCGGAGATCACGGATGAAACTCAACTTTCGCTTTCGGCGAGCCTTCATGGCGGCTGCGGTGATGGCCGCGCCATCGCTGGCGGTCGGGGCCCCGTTCGGACCCAGCCAGACCCAGCCCGCCGCGCAGCAGCCGGCCTACGGCTACCAGCCCTACACCGCCCAGGCGGCGCAGCAGCCAACCGCCTATGGCTACCCGGCCACCGCGCCGCAGGCGCAGCCCGGGTACGCCGCCGCGCCCGGCTACTCCGCGACGCCGGCCTACACCTATCCCCCGGCTCAGGCGGCGCCGACCCAGACCGCTCAGCGGGGCTACGAGCAGCAGCGCTACGCGTACCTCGGCGCCGACTCTCAGGAGCTGCCCACGCCCGGCGAGCCGGTCAGCCCGACCC from the Posidoniimonas corsicana genome contains:
- the glpK gene encoding glycerol kinase GlpK translates to MAYLLALDQGTTSSRAIVFDADGAMVAVSQQEFEQHYPKPGWVEHDADEIWRTQRDVAVEALAKAKLKPADVAALGIVNQRETLVVWDRKTGEPACRAIVWQDRRTAAMCRQLKDAEPTFRAKTGLLLDPYFTGTKLTWLLDNEPGLRERAEAGELAAGTIDSWLVYKLTGGARHVSDASNASRTLLLNLQTTEWDHELLDILRVPEAMLPEVVDSSGVCGEAAGVDGLDGIAIAGLAGDQQSALFGQACFEQGGAKNTYGTGSFLLVNTGTEVTASQQQLLSTAAWRIGGVTEYALEGSVFVTGAAVQWLRDGLGIIKQAPDVEALANQVPDTGGVYLVPAFAGLGAPHWDPDARGALVGLTRGTTAAHIARATLEGIALQSVELAEAMRADTALPIDELRVDGGAAANNTLMQIQADLLQARVIRPKVTETTALGAAYLAGLAVGVWSDRADLAKHWQVDREFEPQISADEAAAKRERWTHAVERAKGWATDEDGG
- a CDS encoding glycerol-3-phosphate dehydrogenase/oxidase, whose amino-acid sequence is MKHLDLIPKQTSRANQIERLAELEPLDIAVIGGGATGVGIVLDAAARGFKAAVFERDDFGHGTSSRSTKLVHGGVRYLEQGNVSLVREALHERGLLLKNAPHVVHPLPTIVPLYQWWEGPYYAAGMKAYDLLAGKLGIERSRWLSREQTLELAPTLPKQKLRGGVRYFDGQFDDTRLLIHLVQTAVLHDAVCLNHAEVREVTRQQGRACGLVAEDKETGAELRVDARVVINAAGPFCDDVRRLETTPDEPLKTRWIAASQGAHIVLPQRFLPGESAIIVPRTPDGRVVFAIPWLGRVLVGTTDIPLDHAPREPLAMPAEIDYLLETVAGYLDPAPTRADVLACFAGVRPLVQADPDAATSKLSREHEIRTSPHGMLSVIGGKWTTYRRMAEDAVDHAIDAGGLPSRASPTAELPIFGAEHQAESPFDWPGVRQLQAESPELAEPLSPNLPYTAAHVVWAARGEQARTVEDVLSRRARALLLDAQAAADCAPRVAQLLAAELGRDEPWQTNQVTAFRELAEKHRC
- a CDS encoding ParA family protein, producing MRCLAVMNQKGGVGKTTTTVNLAAGLARSGKRVGVLDMDPQAHASLHLGVDPQRPLTTMYDVLNSEAPLSEAWQDAGERLRVAPAHIDLAAVEVELAGVVGREVILRDKLAACAGEFDYVLIDCPPSLGVLTINALTAVDHVYLPLQPHFLALHGLSKLMQTIALVAERLNSRLQMAGVVMCMYDSGTKLAAEVTADVDQYFRALRSKGGVWEGVRLFETRIRRNIRLAEAPSFGQSIFGYAPESPGAEDYGALTGELLAYYAGRELMGGGATAPRPPAEQPAVDRRAA